Proteins encoded in a region of the Carassius gibelio isolate Cgi1373 ecotype wild population from Czech Republic chromosome B5, carGib1.2-hapl.c, whole genome shotgun sequence genome:
- the spag8 gene encoding sperm associated antigen 8 isoform X2: MVRRTVKQRSQGLCRVESGVMQENVSTMTSEVDEENNAVGRCLLGNWVEERATALLDRTKPTSCVHKYGHTGILTMDVTARVQGISTFKATFKSPKSIGVRQKGNRAELLENDLIKRISDQIQAEMNIEPLAPELCSVTKADYKVEGFKSVRAPLTTLVSFRIMITQLTKLSHFGVITIRRFRV, from the exons ATGGTGAGACGCACAGTCAAGCAGCGCTCTCAGGGTCTGTGCAGAGTTGAGAG CGGCGTAATGCAAGAGAACGTGAGTACAATGACATCAGAGGTGGATGAGGAAAATAACGCGGTTGGAAGGTGTTTACTGGGAAACTGGGTTGAGGAG AGGGCTACTGCATTGCTAGACAGGACCAAGCCTACATCATGCGTTCATAAGTACGGACACACAGGGATTCTTACCATGGACGTCACTGCTAGAGTACAGGGGATCAGTACATTCAAAGCTACTTTCAAATCTCCTAAAAGCATTGGTGTGCGACAAAAAG GAAACCGGGCTGAACTGTTGGAAAATGACCTCATCAAAAGAATAAG TGATCAGATACAGGCAGAGATGAACATAGAGCCTCTTGCCCCTGAGTTGTGCTCTGTGACCAAAGCAGACTACAAGGTGGAGGGCTTTAAGTCTGTCCGTGCACCACTGACCACG CTTGTCTCTTTCAGGATCATGATTACACAGCTGACCAAGCTATCACATTTTGGAGTGATAACTATCAGAAGATTCAG ggTGTGA
- the spag8 gene encoding sperm associated antigen 8 isoform X1, translating into MVRRTVKQRSQGLCRVESGVMQENVSTMTSEVDEENNAVGRCLLGNWVEERATALLDRTKPTSCVHKYGHTGILTMDVTARVQGISTFKATFKSPKSIGVRQKGNRAELLENDLIKRISDQIQAEMNIEPLAPELCSVTKADYKVEGFKSVRAPLTTDHDYTADQAITFWSDNYQKIQGVTAVKTKDQPFKRNSTFSTPIGDQLDDTMLYPSENDTL; encoded by the exons ATGGTGAGACGCACAGTCAAGCAGCGCTCTCAGGGTCTGTGCAGAGTTGAGAG CGGCGTAATGCAAGAGAACGTGAGTACAATGACATCAGAGGTGGATGAGGAAAATAACGCGGTTGGAAGGTGTTTACTGGGAAACTGGGTTGAGGAG AGGGCTACTGCATTGCTAGACAGGACCAAGCCTACATCATGCGTTCATAAGTACGGACACACAGGGATTCTTACCATGGACGTCACTGCTAGAGTACAGGGGATCAGTACATTCAAAGCTACTTTCAAATCTCCTAAAAGCATTGGTGTGCGACAAAAAG GAAACCGGGCTGAACTGTTGGAAAATGACCTCATCAAAAGAATAAG TGATCAGATACAGGCAGAGATGAACATAGAGCCTCTTGCCCCTGAGTTGTGCTCTGTGACCAAAGCAGACTACAAGGTGGAGGGCTTTAAGTCTGTCCGTGCACCACTGACCACG GATCATGATTACACAGCTGACCAAGCTATCACATTTTGGAGTGATAACTATCAGAAGATTCAG ggTGTGACAGCAGTTAAAACTAAGGATCAACCATTTAAAAGAAATTCCACTTTTAGTACACCAATCGGAGATCAGCTCGACGACACAATGCTGTACCCATCAGAGAATGATACTTTGTGA